A stretch of the Desulforamulus ferrireducens genome encodes the following:
- a CDS encoding type II toxin-antitoxin system HicB family antitoxin — MPLQFEEALSPLPKGGLEGEIKVRIRVQVHEDPEDGGYYAVTPDVPGCASRGATMEEAVENFKEAIRYFLIENAH, encoded by the coding sequence ATGCCGCTGCAATTTGAGGAAGCCCTCAGCCCTCTACCCAAGGGTGGTCTGGAGGGAGAGATTAAGGTGCGGATTCGGGTGCAGGTGCATGAGGACCCGGAGGATGGAGGTTACTACGCTGTTACCCCGGATGTACCTGGCTGTGCTTCCCGGGGTGCCACCATGGAAGAAGCAGTGGAGAATTTTAAAGAAGCCATTCGTTATTTCCTGATTGAAAATGCCCATTAA
- a CDS encoding valine--tRNA ligase: MTEHQPNNIPTVYNPREVEAKWYRHWEASKYFGAKVEKDKKPFCIVMPPPNVTGQLHMGHALDNTLQDILTRWRRMQGYNALWVPGTDHAGIATQAKVEEQLAKEGLSKYDLGREKFLTRVWDWKEQYGNRITTQLRRLGASCDWDRERFTMDEGCSKAVLEVFVRLFEQGLIYRDYYITNWCPHCQTTISDIEVEHQDKPGQLYYIKYPAKDNPEEYIIIATTRPETMLGDVAVAVNPEDERYLHLVGKSLILPIVGRELPVIADAYCDPTFGTGAVKMTPAHDPNDFEIGRRHGLPEVQVIDKHGKMNELAGKYQGLDRWECRKQIVRDLEAMGALVKVEDISHAVGHCYRCDTAIEPMLSKQWFVKMKPLAEPAIQAVKDGRIKFIPERFTKIYLNWMENIRDWCISRQLWWGHRIPVYYCQDCEEMVASITPVTECAKCGGKVEQDPDVLDTWFSSALWPFSTLGWPDKTPELEHFYPTSVLVTGRDIIFFWVARMIFSGLRFMEEEPFKEVFIHGLVLDAQGRKMSKSLGNGVDPLDVIESHGADSLRFMLITGNTPGNDLRFHFERLDGARNFANKLWNASRFAMMNLGDYDPAAKGSPYTLADRWILSRLQSAVTEVTDYLERYELGEAARVLYEFIWSEFCDWYIELVKPRLFGKTTPEDRVTAQHVIVQVLRETLELLHPFMPFITEEIWQKLPHQGESIMLAKWPQPEAALRDEIAEGEMAVLIEVITAMRRIRGEMNVPPGKKAEAILVALDESFRGILNRNISYLQGLANAEVTVLTELKEEPEQAASAVTRGVEIFMPLRGLIDIDKEIARLNKELKAVQADLARVEGKLNNQGFLAKAPAEVIEKEKAKAEELRVKATALQERVKMFSA; encoded by the coding sequence GTGACCGAGCATCAACCCAACAACATCCCCACAGTTTACAATCCCCGGGAGGTAGAAGCTAAATGGTATCGCCACTGGGAAGCTAGTAAGTACTTTGGCGCTAAGGTAGAGAAGGATAAAAAGCCCTTCTGCATCGTTATGCCGCCGCCAAACGTTACCGGTCAACTGCACATGGGTCATGCCCTGGATAATACACTGCAGGATATTCTAACCCGTTGGCGTCGTATGCAGGGCTACAATGCCCTTTGGGTGCCTGGCACCGACCACGCGGGTATTGCTACCCAGGCAAAAGTGGAGGAACAACTGGCTAAGGAGGGGCTTTCCAAATACGATCTAGGTCGGGAAAAATTCCTGACAAGGGTGTGGGACTGGAAGGAACAATATGGCAACCGCATTACCACTCAGCTGAGAAGACTCGGTGCTTCCTGTGATTGGGATCGGGAACGCTTTACCATGGATGAAGGTTGTTCTAAAGCAGTGCTGGAGGTTTTTGTCCGCCTCTTTGAGCAGGGCCTAATTTACCGGGATTATTATATTACCAACTGGTGCCCCCATTGCCAAACCACCATTTCTGATATTGAAGTGGAACACCAGGACAAGCCCGGCCAACTGTACTATATTAAATATCCTGCCAAGGATAATCCGGAAGAGTATATCATCATCGCCACCACCCGCCCAGAGACTATGCTGGGTGACGTAGCTGTGGCAGTTAACCCCGAAGATGAACGTTATCTGCATCTGGTGGGTAAATCCCTCATCCTGCCCATTGTTGGTCGGGAGTTACCGGTGATTGCCGATGCTTACTGCGACCCGACCTTTGGTACCGGTGCGGTGAAGATGACACCTGCCCACGACCCTAATGACTTTGAAATTGGTCGTCGCCACGGGTTGCCAGAAGTACAGGTTATTGATAAACACGGCAAAATGAACGAATTAGCCGGCAAATACCAGGGTTTGGATCGTTGGGAATGTCGCAAACAGATTGTGCGTGATCTGGAAGCCATGGGCGCTCTGGTAAAGGTGGAAGATATCAGCCACGCCGTAGGTCATTGCTACCGCTGTGATACTGCCATTGAGCCGATGCTTTCCAAGCAATGGTTTGTTAAGATGAAACCTCTGGCAGAGCCGGCCATTCAGGCAGTTAAAGACGGGCGTATCAAATTTATTCCCGAGCGCTTCACTAAGATTTACCTGAATTGGATGGAGAATATTCGTGACTGGTGTATTTCCCGTCAGCTCTGGTGGGGTCACCGTATTCCTGTGTATTATTGCCAGGATTGCGAGGAAATGGTAGCCTCCATCACGCCGGTAACTGAGTGCGCTAAATGTGGTGGCAAGGTGGAACAAGACCCCGATGTACTGGATACCTGGTTCTCCTCCGCCCTTTGGCCTTTCTCTACCCTGGGCTGGCCGGATAAAACACCGGAATTGGAGCATTTTTACCCCACCTCGGTATTGGTAACAGGACGGGATATTATCTTTTTCTGGGTGGCCCGCATGATCTTCTCAGGTCTAAGGTTTATGGAGGAAGAGCCTTTTAAGGAAGTCTTTATCCATGGTTTGGTGCTGGATGCTCAAGGCCGTAAAATGAGTAAATCCCTGGGCAATGGGGTAGACCCTCTGGATGTTATTGAAAGCCATGGTGCCGATTCTCTGCGCTTTATGCTCATTACCGGCAATACCCCCGGCAATGACCTGCGTTTCCATTTTGAGCGTTTGGACGGTGCCCGCAACTTTGCCAATAAACTATGGAATGCTTCCCGCTTTGCCATGATGAACCTGGGCGATTACGATCCCGCCGCTAAAGGCAGCCCATATACCCTGGCGGACCGCTGGATTTTAAGCCGGCTGCAGAGTGCGGTGACAGAGGTTACCGATTACCTGGAACGTTACGAACTGGGCGAAGCAGCTCGCGTTCTCTACGAATTTATTTGGAGCGAGTTCTGCGACTGGTACATCGAACTGGTTAAACCCCGCCTCTTTGGTAAAACCACCCCGGAGGACAGAGTGACTGCTCAACACGTGATTGTGCAGGTGTTGAGGGAGACTTTGGAACTTTTACATCCCTTCATGCCCTTTATCACTGAAGAAATATGGCAGAAACTCCCCCACCAGGGCGAGAGCATTATGCTGGCTAAATGGCCGCAACCCGAGGCAGCTCTGCGGGATGAAATAGCTGAAGGGGAAATGGCCGTCTTAATTGAAGTGATTACAGCCATGCGTCGTATTCGGGGTGAAATGAATGTGCCCCCGGGTAAAAAAGCTGAGGCTATACTGGTGGCCCTTGATGAAAGCTTCCGGGGCATCTTAAATAGAAATATTTCTTATCTGCAAGGTCTGGCCAATGCAGAGGTGACAGTATTAACTGAGCTTAAGGAAGAACCGGAGCAGGCTGCCAGTGCGGTGACCCGTGGTGTAGAAATCTTCATGCCTCTGCGGGGGCTGATAGATATTGATAAAGAAATAGCCCGCCTCAACAAAGAGCTAAAAGCTGTGCAAGCTGATCTGGCTCGGGTAGAGGGCAAGCTCAACAATCAAGGCTTCCTGGCCAAAGCCCCGGCAGAGGTAATTGAGAAGGAAAAAGCCAAAGCAGAGGAGTTAAGGGTAAAGGCTACTGCTTTACAGGAACGGGTGAAGATGTTTAGTGCTTAA
- a CDS encoding bifunctional folylpolyglutamate synthase/dihydrofolate synthase, with protein MNLGLARIEELLRRLGDPHSRLNIIHVGGTNGKGSTTAMIANILKTAGYKTGMFSSPHLHSYTERFLINCEPIGENSLAKLIERVKPHLNNMVAEGYEHPTEFEVSTALALLYFAEEETDFVVLEVGLGGAIDSTNVVTPQLSVITNVSLDHMDYLGHTVEEIARVKAGIIKPGVPVVTAAQGVALEIIRETALIKGCRIIQVGRDVTYHAVEGAIKADYQSFLIDGLQGKYHVSLPLLGRHQQINAATAVAAVELLFRGNEHHFPAAALLEGLRTVRWPGRLELVSGTPDIVIDGAHNHAGARVLKQALLDYFAGRKLVFVLGMLADKERARVVEELVPLARAVVVTRSNNPRSGNWQELATYVQKYLPDVKCVEGVGEAIKTALALAKPEEVVCITGSLYMVAEAREALGLSLR; from the coding sequence ATGAACCTGGGTTTAGCAAGAATTGAAGAGTTACTGCGACGTTTGGGTGACCCCCACAGCCGCCTTAACATCATTCATGTGGGTGGCACCAACGGAAAAGGTTCCACCACCGCCATGATTGCAAACATCCTCAAAACAGCCGGTTATAAAACTGGTATGTTTAGTTCTCCCCACTTGCATAGCTATACCGAACGCTTTCTTATTAACTGCGAACCCATAGGGGAGAATAGCTTGGCCAAGCTGATCGAAAGGGTCAAACCACACCTCAACAATATGGTTGCCGAGGGTTACGAGCACCCCACGGAATTTGAAGTAAGTACTGCCCTGGCGCTGCTTTACTTTGCTGAGGAGGAAACAGATTTTGTGGTACTGGAAGTGGGATTGGGCGGCGCCATTGATTCCACCAATGTGGTAACACCACAGCTTTCAGTAATTACTAATGTATCCTTAGATCATATGGATTATCTGGGCCATACCGTTGAGGAAATTGCCAGGGTTAAAGCAGGTATCATCAAGCCCGGTGTGCCGGTGGTGACCGCTGCCCAGGGTGTTGCCTTGGAAATTATTAGGGAGACAGCTCTGATCAAAGGATGCAGGATTATTCAGGTGGGTAGAGATGTTACCTATCATGCTGTTGAGGGAGCCATAAAGGCTGATTATCAAAGTTTTCTAATCGACGGTCTACAAGGTAAATATCATGTTAGCTTACCTTTATTGGGGCGGCATCAGCAGATAAATGCCGCCACGGCAGTGGCAGCGGTGGAATTACTTTTTAGAGGCAATGAGCATCATTTTCCAGCAGCAGCCCTTTTAGAAGGTTTGCGAACAGTTCGCTGGCCGGGACGGCTGGAACTGGTGAGCGGTACTCCTGACATAGTCATTGATGGTGCCCATAATCATGCCGGGGCCAGGGTGTTAAAACAAGCCTTGTTAGATTACTTTGCCGGACGGAAGCTGGTCTTTGTCCTGGGGATGCTGGCCGATAAGGAACGTGCCAGGGTGGTAGAGGAACTGGTACCTCTGGCCAGGGCAGTAGTGGTAACCCGCTCCAACAACCCTCGGTCCGGCAATTGGCAAGAGTTAGCTACCTATGTACAAAAATATTTGCCTGATGTAAAATGTGTAGAAGGTGTGGGGGAGGCCATAAAGACTGCCTTGGCTCTCGCCAAACCTGAGGAAGTGGTTTGTATTACCGGCTCTTTATATATGGTGGCAGAAGCTAGAGAAGCCTTGGGATTATCACTTCGCTAA
- the radC gene encoding RadC family protein, producing the protein MTYPVIRELPPEQRPRERMLKEGAASLSDIDLLAIMLRTGTAKASAMELAAAVLSRFQDLRRLSQATIEELSEIKGIGPVKAVQIKAALELGRRLASLPAEERPVIRCPEDVCSLLMEDLRNLDREYFLALLLNTKNQVLARETISIGTLNASMVHPRELFKVAIRRSAAAVILVHNHPSGDPTPSREDITLTKRLIEAGEIIGIDVLDHIVIGDNRFTSLKSKGLI; encoded by the coding sequence ATGACCTACCCGGTGATTCGTGAGTTACCCCCGGAACAACGCCCTAGGGAGCGTATGTTAAAAGAGGGGGCGGCTAGCCTTTCTGATATTGATTTGTTAGCTATTATGCTTCGGACAGGCACAGCCAAGGCTTCGGCCATGGAACTGGCTGCTGCTGTTCTCAGTCGTTTTCAAGATTTGAGAAGGTTGTCTCAAGCAACCATTGAGGAATTGAGTGAGATTAAAGGAATTGGTCCGGTGAAGGCGGTGCAAATAAAGGCTGCCTTGGAATTAGGCAGACGCTTAGCTTCACTGCCCGCGGAAGAAAGACCGGTTATTCGTTGTCCGGAGGATGTTTGTTCACTTCTTATGGAGGACTTGAGAAACCTGGACCGGGAGTATTTTCTGGCCTTACTTCTCAATACCAAGAACCAGGTGTTAGCCAGGGAAACCATTTCCATTGGTACCCTTAATGCTTCTATGGTACACCCCCGGGAACTTTTTAAAGTGGCCATACGACGAAGTGCGGCTGCCGTTATTTTAGTACACAACCATCCCAGTGGTGACCCCACTCCCAGTCGGGAGGATATTACTTTGACCAAAAGATTAATAGAGGCTGGAGAAATTATTGGCATTGATGTCCTAGACCACATCGTAATTGGAGATAATAGATTCACCAGCCTAAAGTCCAAAGGACTTATTTGA
- the mrdA gene encoding penicillin-binding protein 2 yields MERKVIEKKTRVLLLLVSLIFIVLIGRLAYMQLFNTEKFETLAKQNHMRLNPIMAPRGEIFDRNGVKIVGNKPVYTVSLVYLGLKDTDTVVKKVAEILGMDPQEIIKRLEEQKLRLYQPVRLATDVPLETIIALEERRPELPGVVIDVAPVRNYPYGSMLSHVLGYVQEIKKHQLEEQQKKENNTYKLGDMYGQEGLENSFEAYLRGQDGARQVEVDAQARPIRDLGVKEPVPGSNLHLTIDVEVQKAAEAALERQVLAMRKIGHEAKGGATIAIDVRTGAIRAMASYPTYEPSIWIKGLSQKQWEDLQKSGALPNRAIQVYPPGSTFKMVVGAAALDTGKIDPSFTIADTPSYVYGNMVITDSNKVGHGRVDIIKALEVSCNNFFITLGHRYLGVELIGKYAKMFGFGELTGIEIPGESRGNVPTPEYKYKRNKAINDAIFEPRYKAVEDKYKPLIANAASEEEREKLEKAKQKELKKLKDEYNEYTWDFYWQVYDTLNMSIGQGYNSYTPLQLANYAAMLANNGVRWKPYLVEKVVSSDGKVLKEFKPEKLSEAPIKPEVFKILQEGMRRVVTSGTAAGVFRDFPVEVAAKTGTAQVDKRDDHALFVGYAPYNNPEIAVATVIDYGGHGGTAAAPVARDIFAAYFKLDVAPKQNIVYSTD; encoded by the coding sequence TTGGAAAGGAAAGTTATAGAGAAAAAGACCCGTGTGCTCCTCTTGTTGGTATCTCTTATCTTTATAGTCCTTATTGGTCGTTTAGCCTATATGCAGCTTTTTAACACTGAAAAGTTTGAGACTTTGGCCAAACAAAACCATATGCGCTTGAATCCTATTATGGCGCCCAGGGGTGAAATATTTGATCGTAACGGTGTGAAAATAGTGGGTAATAAGCCGGTTTACACTGTATCCCTGGTGTATTTGGGCCTTAAGGATACAGACACCGTAGTTAAAAAAGTGGCAGAGATCCTAGGCATGGACCCTCAGGAAATTATAAAAAGGCTGGAAGAACAAAAGTTAAGGCTGTATCAGCCGGTGCGCTTGGCCACCGATGTGCCCCTGGAAACAATTATAGCTCTGGAAGAGCGGCGTCCAGAACTGCCTGGTGTGGTTATTGATGTGGCTCCTGTGCGGAATTACCCCTATGGTTCTATGTTGTCCCATGTCCTTGGTTATGTACAGGAGATTAAAAAGCATCAATTGGAAGAACAGCAGAAAAAGGAAAATAATACATACAAGCTGGGAGATATGTACGGCCAAGAAGGTTTAGAGAACTCCTTTGAAGCCTATTTAAGGGGTCAGGATGGTGCACGGCAGGTGGAAGTGGATGCCCAGGCCAGGCCCATTCGAGATTTGGGTGTTAAGGAACCAGTGCCTGGGAGTAATTTGCATTTAACCATTGATGTCGAAGTTCAAAAGGCTGCGGAGGCAGCATTGGAGAGACAAGTTTTGGCTATGCGAAAAATTGGTCACGAAGCCAAAGGTGGTGCCACCATAGCCATTGATGTACGAACCGGTGCCATCAGGGCCATGGCCAGTTATCCTACCTACGAACCTTCCATCTGGATCAAAGGCTTAAGCCAAAAACAGTGGGAAGATCTACAAAAAAGTGGTGCTTTGCCCAACAGAGCTATCCAGGTGTACCCACCTGGTTCAACCTTTAAAATGGTTGTGGGGGCAGCAGCACTGGATACAGGTAAAATAGACCCTAGCTTTACCATAGCCGATACCCCCAGTTATGTTTATGGTAATATGGTAATCACAGACTCCAACAAGGTTGGACACGGACGGGTGGATATAATAAAAGCTCTTGAGGTTTCATGTAATAATTTCTTTATTACCTTGGGGCACCGCTATTTGGGTGTGGAATTAATTGGTAAATATGCTAAAATGTTTGGCTTTGGTGAATTAACCGGCATTGAAATTCCCGGTGAATCCCGGGGTAATGTCCCTACGCCGGAGTACAAATATAAGAGAAACAAAGCCATCAATGATGCAATTTTCGAGCCGCGGTATAAGGCAGTGGAAGATAAATATAAGCCCCTGATAGCCAATGCGGCAAGTGAAGAGGAAAGAGAAAAACTGGAAAAGGCCAAGCAAAAGGAACTAAAAAAACTTAAAGATGAGTACAATGAGTATACCTGGGATTTTTACTGGCAGGTTTATGATACATTAAACATGTCCATTGGACAGGGCTATAACTCTTACACCCCGTTACAGTTGGCTAACTATGCTGCCATGCTGGCCAACAATGGGGTAAGATGGAAGCCTTACCTGGTGGAAAAGGTTGTGTCCAGCGATGGTAAAGTCCTGAAAGAATTTAAACCTGAAAAGTTAAGTGAAGCACCAATTAAACCGGAGGTTTTCAAAATCCTCCAGGAGGGTATGCGGCGGGTTGTCACCTCTGGAACTGCTGCGGGCGTGTTTAGAGACTTTCCCGTGGAAGTTGCTGCTAAAACCGGGACTGCCCAGGTGGATAAGCGGGATGACCATGCCCTTTTTGTGGGCTACGCTCCCTATAATAATCCAGAAATAGCCGTGGCTACAGTTATTGATTATGGTGGACATGGCGGTACAGCTGCAGCACCAGTAGCCAGGGATATCTTTGCCGCTTATTTTAAATTGGATGTTGCTCCTAAACAAAATATTGTCTATAGCACAGATTAA
- a CDS encoding Maf family protein: protein MKPIILASASPRRQELLANLGLNFEIKISDVDESLDEQTPPAQQVEQLAERKARAVAAQLTQGLVIGADTLVTLNNQVLGKPKDRREAIEMIKQLQGRSHEVYTGLAVIDAATDKAVITHQATAVRFKSLTMEQIERYVDTGEPYDKAGAYAVQGKASVFIDSIRGCYFNVVGLPVAKLADVLKVFGVEII from the coding sequence GTGAAACCAATTATACTTGCCTCTGCATCTCCCAGACGTCAAGAACTGCTGGCGAATCTTGGGTTAAATTTTGAAATTAAAATCAGTGATGTAGATGAAAGTTTGGATGAGCAAACACCCCCAGCCCAGCAGGTAGAGCAATTGGCTGAACGAAAGGCTAGAGCGGTGGCCGCCCAGCTCACTCAAGGACTTGTTATTGGCGCAGATACTTTAGTAACTTTAAATAACCAAGTACTGGGTAAGCCTAAAGATCGTCGAGAAGCCATTGAGATGATAAAACAACTGCAAGGACGCAGTCACGAAGTTTATACCGGACTGGCGGTTATTGACGCCGCCACCGATAAAGCGGTGATAACGCACCAGGCCACAGCGGTTCGGTTTAAGTCTCTGACTATGGAACAAATTGAGCGCTATGTAGATACCGGAGAGCCTTACGATAAAGCAGGAGCCTATGCGGTACAAGGTAAAGCCTCTGTTTTTATTGACAGTATCAGAGGTTGTTACTTTAATGTGGTGGGACTGCCAGTGGCTAAGCTGGCGGATGTATTAAAGGTATTTGGAGTAGAAATTATATGA
- a CDS encoding redox-sensing transcriptional repressor Rex, producing the protein MKALKIPEATITRLSIYSRFLKRLDKKGITTVSSGDIAEGVGVSPAQVRKDLAYFGEFGTRGVGYNVKDLIRYTVKILGLSEPWNLVMVGAGNLGSALVTYREFKDRGFTIVGVFDNDLTKIGKRIADLEVMPLEDLPAVVQENNVRIGIIAVPAKAAQDIADIMVDAGLEAILNFAPISLNVPSNVEVRNVDLSVKLEILTFNLALRDK; encoded by the coding sequence GTGAAAGCACTAAAAATTCCAGAAGCCACAATAACTAGGTTATCCATATATTCTAGGTTTCTTAAGCGTCTAGATAAAAAGGGTATTACCACTGTGTCCTCAGGGGATATTGCTGAGGGGGTTGGCGTAAGTCCTGCCCAGGTGAGAAAGGATTTAGCCTATTTTGGCGAATTCGGCACCAGGGGTGTAGGATACAATGTTAAGGATTTAATTCGTTATACAGTGAAAATCCTGGGTCTTTCGGAACCTTGGAATCTTGTCATGGTGGGGGCAGGTAATCTTGGTTCGGCACTGGTAACCTACCGTGAATTTAAAGATAGGGGCTTTACCATCGTCGGAGTATTTGATAACGACCTGACTAAAATAGGCAAGCGAATTGCCGATTTAGAGGTAATGCCCTTGGAGGATTTACCCGCTGTGGTCCAAGAAAATAACGTTCGCATTGGAATCATTGCGGTACCAGCCAAAGCTGCCCAGGATATTGCTGATATTATGGTAGATGCAGGTTTAGAAGCAATTCTTAACTTTGCGCCTATATCCTTGAATGTCCCCAGTAACGTTGAGGTACGGAATGTGGATCTCTCCGTAAAACTGGAAATCCTTACCTTTAATTTGGCCCTTAGGGATAAATAA
- a CDS encoding rod shape-determining protein has product MKLGMFSKDMGIDLGTANTLVYLKGKGIVLREPSVVAIQRETGQVLAVGEEAKQMIGRTPGNIVAIRPMKDGVIADFDVTQSMIKYFINKALRGRSFIVKPRVVVSVPSGVTAVEERAVREAALQAGAREAYLIEEPMAAAIGSGLPVHEPTGNMIVDIGGGTTEVAVISLGGIVTSKSIRIAGDEMDDAIIQHVKRTYNLMIGERTAEQIKLNIGTAYPLETEETEEIRGRDMVTGLPKTLLITSTEIYKALSEPVAAILDAIKVTLEKTPPELAADIMDRGIVMAGGGSLLRGLDRLVSEQTGMPVHLAEEPLIAVAVGSGKVLENIDVLRRVLIQPKKLA; this is encoded by the coding sequence ATGAAACTTGGTATGTTTTCCAAGGATATGGGAATAGATTTGGGCACTGCAAATACATTGGTTTATCTCAAGGGCAAGGGTATAGTCTTAAGAGAGCCGTCAGTGGTGGCCATTCAAAGGGAAACCGGTCAGGTGCTGGCTGTGGGTGAAGAAGCCAAGCAGATGATTGGTCGAACCCCAGGCAATATTGTGGCCATCCGCCCCATGAAGGACGGAGTAATTGCTGACTTTGACGTTACCCAAAGTATGATCAAATACTTTATTAATAAGGCTTTACGTGGCCGTTCCTTTATTGTTAAACCCAGAGTGGTTGTTAGTGTTCCTTCCGGGGTTACTGCTGTAGAGGAAAGGGCAGTGCGTGAGGCTGCGCTGCAGGCTGGCGCAAGGGAAGCCTATCTTATTGAAGAACCCATGGCAGCGGCCATTGGTTCAGGTTTACCTGTCCATGAGCCTACGGGTAATATGATTGTTGATATCGGTGGGGGCACTACCGAGGTAGCTGTTATTTCCCTGGGTGGTATTGTGACAAGTAAGTCTATCCGCATTGCCGGTGATGAAATGGACGATGCCATCATTCAACACGTCAAACGCACCTACAATTTAATGATTGGTGAGCGCACCGCCGAGCAGATTAAGCTTAATATCGGTACTGCTTATCCCCTGGAGACAGAGGAAACGGAAGAAATTAGGGGGCGTGATATGGTTACAGGTTTACCTAAAACCCTCCTGATTACTTCTACAGAAATATATAAGGCTCTTTCTGAACCGGTGGCCGCTATTTTAGATGCCATCAAGGTCACCCTGGAAAAGACACCCCCGGAACTAGCCGCAGATATTATGGATCGGGGTATTGTCATGGCCGGCGGCGGCTCTCTCTTGCGTGGTTTGGATCGTTTGGTCAGCGAGCAGACCGGTATGCCGGTACACCTGGCTGAAGAGCCGCTAATAGCAGTTGCTGTGGGTTCCGGTAAAGTACTGGAGAATATCGATGTTTTAAGAAGAGTATTAATCCAACCGAAAAAGTTGGCTTAA
- a CDS encoding DUF4321 domain-containing protein, with amino-acid sequence MGRTFKVGKGPLTLLILLLAGGVAGSALGELLATYIPILKNFTTIGLQPTTLNLHYLQLSFGLTMSLGPVTALGLLMGFLAYRRL; translated from the coding sequence ATGGGTAGAACATTTAAAGTAGGAAAAGGGCCTTTAACACTCCTCATCTTATTGCTGGCCGGTGGAGTCGCCGGCAGTGCTTTGGGTGAGTTGTTGGCCACCTACATACCGATATTAAAAAATTTTACAACTATTGGTCTGCAACCCACAACCCTCAACCTTCACTACCTGCAACTTTCCTTTGGGCTAACCATGTCCTTGGGGCCGGTGACAGCTTTAGGGTTATTAATGGGTTTCCTAGCTTACAGAAGATTATAA
- the mreD gene encoding rod shape-determining protein MreD, translating into MLLQSTFFSFLQVAGVKPDLLLMLVVFNGFLRGSREGAFLGFLAGLLQDIFTGNYIGINAITKMLAGYLVGLAEARLYKESVIIVSLVTFVAGIINQLAYYILLFHLNISVPPYFAIGSVILPSAIYTALLVPLTYWKFYNSNQRGWLREKES; encoded by the coding sequence ATGCTGCTGCAGTCGACATTTTTTTCGTTTTTGCAGGTGGCAGGGGTAAAGCCGGATTTGCTTCTGATGTTAGTGGTGTTTAATGGCTTCCTCCGAGGCTCCAGGGAGGGGGCTTTTTTGGGTTTTTTAGCAGGCCTGCTGCAAGATATCTTTACCGGCAATTACATTGGTATCAATGCTATCACTAAAATGTTAGCAGGATACCTGGTTGGTTTGGCTGAAGCACGTTTATATAAAGAAAGTGTAATTATTGTATCCTTAGTTACCTTTGTGGCGGGGATAATAAACCAGCTAGCCTATTATATTTTATTGTTTCATTTAAACATTTCGGTGCCTCCTTATTTTGCCATTGGCTCTGTTATTTTACCCTCTGCTATCTATACAGCACTCCTGGTACCATTAACCTACTGGAAATTTTATAACTCCAACCAAAGGGGTTGGCTCAGGGAAAAGGAGTCTTAG
- the mreC gene encoding rod shape-determining protein MreC, whose amino-acid sequence MPRLVSYKNFFLVAVLVVAALTAMRFTDIGRQNLTPMEAAIKDSLAPIQSIFMKIGHTFSGGARSITSLGRMAEENEALKEQVALLKGQVYRLEELRQENERLKSLLQYKDTYSQFFETKTALVIGRDPGNWFGVVTLNKGSKDGILKDMPVVTPLGLAGKVVSVSENTSQVLLITDPRSGVGALVQESRVPGVLEGTTAGSGETRLIHVPKDTQLTEGQVIITSGIGGNFPKGIPIGKIVSISNEPTGLFKTATVVPFADLNRLEEVMVISTVFNPDLLPPTEGD is encoded by the coding sequence GTGCCCCGCTTAGTTTCCTATAAAAACTTTTTTTTGGTGGCGGTCTTAGTGGTTGCGGCGTTAACGGCCATGCGGTTTACCGATATTGGGCGGCAAAACCTAACGCCTATGGAGGCAGCCATTAAAGACAGCCTGGCCCCCATTCAATCTATTTTTATGAAGATCGGTCATACATTTTCCGGCGGAGCCCGGTCCATTACATCTCTGGGTCGTATGGCTGAAGAAAATGAGGCACTCAAAGAGCAGGTTGCCTTGTTAAAGGGACAAGTCTACCGTCTGGAAGAATTAAGGCAAGAGAATGAACGCCTCAAAAGCTTGCTGCAATATAAGGACACCTATAGCCAGTTTTTTGAAACCAAGACTGCTCTGGTAATAGGTAGAGACCCTGGTAATTGGTTTGGGGTAGTTACCTTGAATAAGGGCAGTAAGGATGGTATATTAAAGGATATGCCTGTGGTTACACCCCTGGGCTTAGCCGGCAAAGTGGTGTCGGTTTCTGAAAACACTTCCCAGGTGCTTCTCATTACCGATCCTCGCAGCGGTGTTGGTGCACTGGTGCAAGAAAGCCGTGTACCCGGGGTGCTGGAAGGAACCACAGCAGGTAGTGGAGAAACGAGACTAATTCATGTTCCCAAAGACACACAGTTAACTGAGGGGCAAGTAATTATTACTTCGGGTATTGGAGGAAACTTTCCTAAGGGGATACCCATCGGGAAGATAGTAAGTATTTCCAACGAGCCTACCGGGCTGTTCAAAACAGCCACAGTGGTACCCTTTGCCGATCTCAACCGACTGGAAGAAGTTATGGTAATTTCCACCGTGTTTAATCCAGACCTACTTCCTCCCACAGAGGGTGATTAA